One Primulina tabacum isolate GXHZ01 chromosome 10, ASM2559414v2, whole genome shotgun sequence DNA segment encodes these proteins:
- the LOC142505382 gene encoding uncharacterized protein LOC142505382 isoform X5, which yields MGFGITNTILMCGKMGLIIDGNPCKIASNGKVMYSSISNVERGNKKFTFVDDFDDDPWSAAPEGPNMEGLSQRVSYPLPLGSDDFMDEGYDSGRNKDYSNLSNSSNVSFLGSSNNGETFLHPSVYIPSAPPLLEQNAFDCNSYKEILEAEPPEWLPDSSTTVCMQCNTPFTALTRGRHHCRFCGRIFCRACSKGRCLLPAKFRERSPQRVCDTCYDRLDPLQGVLINTISNAVQVAKHDVSDWTCSRGWINLPLGLSMEHEIYKSANTLRSFCQTARLNPEKSIPAAVLRGARGLAILTVAKAGVLLAYKFGTGLVVARRSDGSWSAPSAVLSVGLGWGAQVGGELVDFIIVLRDHDAVKTFCSRVHFSLGAGCSAAAGPIGRVLEADLRAGDKGSGMCYTYSCSKGAFVGVSLEGNIVATKMDTNLRFYGDPYLTTADILLGTVDRPRAAEPLYASLSDLYSKLQC from the exons ATGGGATTTGGAATTACAAATACCATTTTAATGTGTGGTAAAATGGGATTGATAATTGACGGGAATCCTTGCAAAATTG CATCGAATGGGAAAGTCATGTACTCTTCTATTTCGAATGTAGAAAGGGGAAATAAAAAATTCACATTTGTAGATGACTTTGATGATGATCCCTGGTCTGCTGCGCCTGAAGGGCCAAACATGGAGGGCTTGAGTCAAAGAGTATCATATCCATTGCCACTAggttctgatgattttatggatgagggGTATGACTCTG GGCGTAATAAAGACTATTCCAATCTCAGCAACAGCTCAAATGTTTCGTTTCTCGGATCTTCAAATAATGGAGAGACATTCTTGCACCCTTCAGTTTACATACCAAGTGCTCCCCCACTTCTTGAACAGAATGCTTTTGATTGTAATTCTTACAAAGAAATTTTAGAAGCCGAACCACCTGAATGGCTTCCAGACAGTTCCACAACAGTTTGTATGCAGTGCAATACTCCATTTACGGCTTTGACTAGAGGAAGACACCATTGTCGCTTTTGTGGACGTATCTTTTGTAGAGCGTGCTCAAAAGGCAGGTGCTTATTACCAGCTAAGTTTAGGGAGAGGAGTCCACAGAGGGTGTGTGACACCTGCTACGATAGGCTTGATCCATTGCAGGGTGTTTTAATCAACACCATTAGCAACGCTGTACAGGTTGCAAAGCATGATGTATCGGATTGGACTTGCTCAAGAGGATGGATTAACCTTCCACTGGGTTTGTCCATGGAGCATGAAATATATAAGTCGGCAAATACATTGAGGAGCTTTTGCCAG ACTGCTAGATTGAACCCTGAGAAGTCAATTCCTGCCGCTGTTTTAAGAGGAGCCAGAGGTTTAGCTATCCTAACAGTTGCAAAAGCTGGAGTGCTACTTGCATACAAATTTGGAACAGGATTAGTTGTCGCTAGGAGGTCAGATGGGTCGTGGTCTGCACCATCTGCTGTGCTTTCTGTTGGTTTAGGATGGGGTGCCCAG GTTGGGGGTGAACTCGTGGATTTCATTATTGTCCTACGTGACCATGACGCTGTGAAAACATTTTGTAGTCGCGTGCATTTTTCTCTTGGTGCTGGTTGCAGTGCTGCAGCTGGACCGATAGGGAGAGTTTTAGAAGCAGATCTGCGAGCTGGAGATAAAGGTTCTGGCATGTGCTACACATATAGTTGTAGTAAAG GTGCTTTTGTGGGTGTCTCACTTGAAGGGAACATTGTTGCCACAAAAATGGATACAAATCTTCGCTTCTACGGTGATCCATATCTCACTACTGCTGATATCCTACTTGGGACAGTGGACAGACCAAGGGCCGCTGAACCATTATATGCTTCTCTTAGCGACCTTTACTCTAAATTGCAATGCTAG
- the LOC142505382 gene encoding uncharacterized protein LOC142505382 isoform X2: MGFGITNTILMCGKMGLIIDGNPCKIERGNKKFTFVDDFDDDPWSAAPEGPNMEGLSQRVSYPLPLGSDDFMDEGYDSGEDRYTLVRHSGPPEVNLRNVLNGMFAILTGRNKDYSNLSNSSNVSFLGSSNNGETFLHPSVYIPSAPPLLEQNAFDCNSYKEILEAEPPEWLPDSSTTVCMQCNTPFTALTRGRHHCRFCGRIFCRACSKGRCLLPAKFRERSPQRVCDTCYDRLDPLQGVLINTISNAVQVAKHDVSDWTCSRGWINLPLGLSMEHEIYKSANTLRSFCQTARLNPEKSIPAAVLRGARGLAILTVAKAGVLLAYKFGTGLVVARRSDGSWSAPSAVLSVGLGWGAQVGGELVDFIIVLRDHDAVKTFCSRVHFSLGAGCSAAAGPIGRVLEADLRAGDKGSGMCYTYSCSKGAFVGVSLEGNIVATKMDTNLRFYGDPYLTTADILLGTVDRPRAAEPLYASLSDLYSKLQC; the protein is encoded by the exons ATGGGATTTGGAATTACAAATACCATTTTAATGTGTGGTAAAATGGGATTGATAATTGACGGGAATCCTTGCAAAATTG AAAGGGGAAATAAAAAATTCACATTTGTAGATGACTTTGATGATGATCCCTGGTCTGCTGCGCCTGAAGGGCCAAACATGGAGGGCTTGAGTCAAAGAGTATCATATCCATTGCCACTAggttctgatgattttatggatgagggGTATGACTCTGGTGAGGATAGATACACCCTTGTGCGTCACAGTGGCCCCCCTGAGGTGAACCTAAGGAATGTATTGAATGGGATGTTTGCTATCCTGACAGGGCGTAATAAAGACTATTCCAATCTCAGCAACAGCTCAAATGTTTCGTTTCTCGGATCTTCAAATAATGGAGAGACATTCTTGCACCCTTCAGTTTACATACCAAGTGCTCCCCCACTTCTTGAACAGAATGCTTTTGATTGTAATTCTTACAAAGAAATTTTAGAAGCCGAACCACCTGAATGGCTTCCAGACAGTTCCACAACAGTTTGTATGCAGTGCAATACTCCATTTACGGCTTTGACTAGAGGAAGACACCATTGTCGCTTTTGTGGACGTATCTTTTGTAGAGCGTGCTCAAAAGGCAGGTGCTTATTACCAGCTAAGTTTAGGGAGAGGAGTCCACAGAGGGTGTGTGACACCTGCTACGATAGGCTTGATCCATTGCAGGGTGTTTTAATCAACACCATTAGCAACGCTGTACAGGTTGCAAAGCATGATGTATCGGATTGGACTTGCTCAAGAGGATGGATTAACCTTCCACTGGGTTTGTCCATGGAGCATGAAATATATAAGTCGGCAAATACATTGAGGAGCTTTTGCCAG ACTGCTAGATTGAACCCTGAGAAGTCAATTCCTGCCGCTGTTTTAAGAGGAGCCAGAGGTTTAGCTATCCTAACAGTTGCAAAAGCTGGAGTGCTACTTGCATACAAATTTGGAACAGGATTAGTTGTCGCTAGGAGGTCAGATGGGTCGTGGTCTGCACCATCTGCTGTGCTTTCTGTTGGTTTAGGATGGGGTGCCCAG GTTGGGGGTGAACTCGTGGATTTCATTATTGTCCTACGTGACCATGACGCTGTGAAAACATTTTGTAGTCGCGTGCATTTTTCTCTTGGTGCTGGTTGCAGTGCTGCAGCTGGACCGATAGGGAGAGTTTTAGAAGCAGATCTGCGAGCTGGAGATAAAGGTTCTGGCATGTGCTACACATATAGTTGTAGTAAAG GTGCTTTTGTGGGTGTCTCACTTGAAGGGAACATTGTTGCCACAAAAATGGATACAAATCTTCGCTTCTACGGTGATCCATATCTCACTACTGCTGATATCCTACTTGGGACAGTGGACAGACCAAGGGCCGCTGAACCATTATATGCTTCTCTTAGCGACCTTTACTCTAAATTGCAATGCTAG
- the LOC142505382 gene encoding uncharacterized protein LOC142505382 isoform X4, translating to MGFGITNTILMCGKMGLIIDGNPCKIDDFDDDPWSAAPEGPNMEGLSQRVSYPLPLGSDDFMDEGYDSGEDRYTLVRHSGPPEVNLRNVLNGMFAILTGRNKDYSNLSNSSNVSFLGSSNNGETFLHPSVYIPSAPPLLEQNAFDCNSYKEILEAEPPEWLPDSSTTVCMQCNTPFTALTRGRHHCRFCGRIFCRACSKGRCLLPAKFRERSPQRVCDTCYDRLDPLQGVLINTISNAVQVAKHDVSDWTCSRGWINLPLGLSMEHEIYKSANTLRSFCQTARLNPEKSIPAAVLRGARGLAILTVAKAGVLLAYKFGTGLVVARRSDGSWSAPSAVLSVGLGWGAQVGGELVDFIIVLRDHDAVKTFCSRVHFSLGAGCSAAAGPIGRVLEADLRAGDKGSGMCYTYSCSKGAFVGVSLEGNIVATKMDTNLRFYGDPYLTTADILLGTVDRPRAAEPLYASLSDLYSKLQC from the exons ATGGGATTTGGAATTACAAATACCATTTTAATGTGTGGTAAAATGGGATTGATAATTGACGGGAATCCTTGCAAAATTG ATGACTTTGATGATGATCCCTGGTCTGCTGCGCCTGAAGGGCCAAACATGGAGGGCTTGAGTCAAAGAGTATCATATCCATTGCCACTAggttctgatgattttatggatgagggGTATGACTCTGGTGAGGATAGATACACCCTTGTGCGTCACAGTGGCCCCCCTGAGGTGAACCTAAGGAATGTATTGAATGGGATGTTTGCTATCCTGACAGGGCGTAATAAAGACTATTCCAATCTCAGCAACAGCTCAAATGTTTCGTTTCTCGGATCTTCAAATAATGGAGAGACATTCTTGCACCCTTCAGTTTACATACCAAGTGCTCCCCCACTTCTTGAACAGAATGCTTTTGATTGTAATTCTTACAAAGAAATTTTAGAAGCCGAACCACCTGAATGGCTTCCAGACAGTTCCACAACAGTTTGTATGCAGTGCAATACTCCATTTACGGCTTTGACTAGAGGAAGACACCATTGTCGCTTTTGTGGACGTATCTTTTGTAGAGCGTGCTCAAAAGGCAGGTGCTTATTACCAGCTAAGTTTAGGGAGAGGAGTCCACAGAGGGTGTGTGACACCTGCTACGATAGGCTTGATCCATTGCAGGGTGTTTTAATCAACACCATTAGCAACGCTGTACAGGTTGCAAAGCATGATGTATCGGATTGGACTTGCTCAAGAGGATGGATTAACCTTCCACTGGGTTTGTCCATGGAGCATGAAATATATAAGTCGGCAAATACATTGAGGAGCTTTTGCCAG ACTGCTAGATTGAACCCTGAGAAGTCAATTCCTGCCGCTGTTTTAAGAGGAGCCAGAGGTTTAGCTATCCTAACAGTTGCAAAAGCTGGAGTGCTACTTGCATACAAATTTGGAACAGGATTAGTTGTCGCTAGGAGGTCAGATGGGTCGTGGTCTGCACCATCTGCTGTGCTTTCTGTTGGTTTAGGATGGGGTGCCCAG GTTGGGGGTGAACTCGTGGATTTCATTATTGTCCTACGTGACCATGACGCTGTGAAAACATTTTGTAGTCGCGTGCATTTTTCTCTTGGTGCTGGTTGCAGTGCTGCAGCTGGACCGATAGGGAGAGTTTTAGAAGCAGATCTGCGAGCTGGAGATAAAGGTTCTGGCATGTGCTACACATATAGTTGTAGTAAAG GTGCTTTTGTGGGTGTCTCACTTGAAGGGAACATTGTTGCCACAAAAATGGATACAAATCTTCGCTTCTACGGTGATCCATATCTCACTACTGCTGATATCCTACTTGGGACAGTGGACAGACCAAGGGCCGCTGAACCATTATATGCTTCTCTTAGCGACCTTTACTCTAAATTGCAATGCTAG
- the LOC142505382 gene encoding uncharacterized protein LOC142505382 isoform X3 — translation MAASNGKVMYSSISNVERGNKKFTFVDDFDDDPWSAAPEGPNMEGLSQRVSYPLPLGSDDFMDEGYDSGEDRYTLVRHSGPPEVNLRNVLNGMFAILTGRNKDYSNLSNSSNVSFLGSSNNGETFLHPSVYIPSAPPLLEQNAFDCNSYKEILEAEPPEWLPDSSTTVCMQCNTPFTALTRGRHHCRFCGRIFCRACSKGRCLLPAKFRERSPQRVCDTCYDRLDPLQGVLINTISNAVQVAKHDVSDWTCSRGWINLPLGLSMEHEIYKSANTLRSFCQTARLNPEKSIPAAVLRGARGLAILTVAKAGVLLAYKFGTGLVVARRSDGSWSAPSAVLSVGLGWGAQVGGELVDFIIVLRDHDAVKTFCSRVHFSLGAGCSAAAGPIGRVLEADLRAGDKGSGMCYTYSCSKGAFVGVSLEGNIVATKMDTNLRFYGDPYLTTADILLGTVDRPRAAEPLYASLSDLYSKLQC, via the exons ATGGCAGCATCGAATGGGAAAGTCATGTACTCTTCTATTTCGAATGTAGAAAGGGGAAATAAAAAATTCACATTTGTAGATGACTTTGATGATGATCCCTGGTCTGCTGCGCCTGAAGGGCCAAACATGGAGGGCTTGAGTCAAAGAGTATCATATCCATTGCCACTAggttctgatgattttatggatgagggGTATGACTCTGGTGAGGATAGATACACCCTTGTGCGTCACAGTGGCCCCCCTGAGGTGAACCTAAGGAATGTATTGAATGGGATGTTTGCTATCCTGACAGGGCGTAATAAAGACTATTCCAATCTCAGCAACAGCTCAAATGTTTCGTTTCTCGGATCTTCAAATAATGGAGAGACATTCTTGCACCCTTCAGTTTACATACCAAGTGCTCCCCCACTTCTTGAACAGAATGCTTTTGATTGTAATTCTTACAAAGAAATTTTAGAAGCCGAACCACCTGAATGGCTTCCAGACAGTTCCACAACAGTTTGTATGCAGTGCAATACTCCATTTACGGCTTTGACTAGAGGAAGACACCATTGTCGCTTTTGTGGACGTATCTTTTGTAGAGCGTGCTCAAAAGGCAGGTGCTTATTACCAGCTAAGTTTAGGGAGAGGAGTCCACAGAGGGTGTGTGACACCTGCTACGATAGGCTTGATCCATTGCAGGGTGTTTTAATCAACACCATTAGCAACGCTGTACAGGTTGCAAAGCATGATGTATCGGATTGGACTTGCTCAAGAGGATGGATTAACCTTCCACTGGGTTTGTCCATGGAGCATGAAATATATAAGTCGGCAAATACATTGAGGAGCTTTTGCCAG ACTGCTAGATTGAACCCTGAGAAGTCAATTCCTGCCGCTGTTTTAAGAGGAGCCAGAGGTTTAGCTATCCTAACAGTTGCAAAAGCTGGAGTGCTACTTGCATACAAATTTGGAACAGGATTAGTTGTCGCTAGGAGGTCAGATGGGTCGTGGTCTGCACCATCTGCTGTGCTTTCTGTTGGTTTAGGATGGGGTGCCCAG GTTGGGGGTGAACTCGTGGATTTCATTATTGTCCTACGTGACCATGACGCTGTGAAAACATTTTGTAGTCGCGTGCATTTTTCTCTTGGTGCTGGTTGCAGTGCTGCAGCTGGACCGATAGGGAGAGTTTTAGAAGCAGATCTGCGAGCTGGAGATAAAGGTTCTGGCATGTGCTACACATATAGTTGTAGTAAAG GTGCTTTTGTGGGTGTCTCACTTGAAGGGAACATTGTTGCCACAAAAATGGATACAAATCTTCGCTTCTACGGTGATCCATATCTCACTACTGCTGATATCCTACTTGGGACAGTGGACAGACCAAGGGCCGCTGAACCATTATATGCTTCTCTTAGCGACCTTTACTCTAAATTGCAATGCTAG
- the LOC142505382 gene encoding uncharacterized protein LOC142505382 isoform X8 produces MGFGITNTILMCGKMGLIIDGNPCKIASNGKVMYSSISNVERGNKKFTFVDDFDDDPWSAAPEGPNMEGLSQRVSYPLPLGSDDFMDEGYDSGEDRYTLVRHSGPPEVNLRNVLNGMFAILTGRNKDYSNLSNSSNVSFLGSSNNGETFLHPSVYIPSAPPLLEQNAFDCNSYKEILEAEPPEWLPDSSTTVCMQCNTPFTALTRGRHHCRFCGRIFCRACSKGRCLLPAKFRERSPQRVCDTCYDRLDPLQGVLINTISNAVQVAKHDVSDWTCSRGWINLPLGLSMEHEIYKSANTLRSFCQVGGELVDFIIVLRDHDAVKTFCSRVHFSLGAGCSAAAGPIGRVLEADLRAGDKGSGMCYTYSCSKGAFVGVSLEGNIVATKMDTNLRFYGDPYLTTADILLGTVDRPRAAEPLYASLSDLYSKLQC; encoded by the exons ATGGGATTTGGAATTACAAATACCATTTTAATGTGTGGTAAAATGGGATTGATAATTGACGGGAATCCTTGCAAAATTG CATCGAATGGGAAAGTCATGTACTCTTCTATTTCGAATGTAGAAAGGGGAAATAAAAAATTCACATTTGTAGATGACTTTGATGATGATCCCTGGTCTGCTGCGCCTGAAGGGCCAAACATGGAGGGCTTGAGTCAAAGAGTATCATATCCATTGCCACTAggttctgatgattttatggatgagggGTATGACTCTGGTGAGGATAGATACACCCTTGTGCGTCACAGTGGCCCCCCTGAGGTGAACCTAAGGAATGTATTGAATGGGATGTTTGCTATCCTGACAGGGCGTAATAAAGACTATTCCAATCTCAGCAACAGCTCAAATGTTTCGTTTCTCGGATCTTCAAATAATGGAGAGACATTCTTGCACCCTTCAGTTTACATACCAAGTGCTCCCCCACTTCTTGAACAGAATGCTTTTGATTGTAATTCTTACAAAGAAATTTTAGAAGCCGAACCACCTGAATGGCTTCCAGACAGTTCCACAACAGTTTGTATGCAGTGCAATACTCCATTTACGGCTTTGACTAGAGGAAGACACCATTGTCGCTTTTGTGGACGTATCTTTTGTAGAGCGTGCTCAAAAGGCAGGTGCTTATTACCAGCTAAGTTTAGGGAGAGGAGTCCACAGAGGGTGTGTGACACCTGCTACGATAGGCTTGATCCATTGCAGGGTGTTTTAATCAACACCATTAGCAACGCTGTACAGGTTGCAAAGCATGATGTATCGGATTGGACTTGCTCAAGAGGATGGATTAACCTTCCACTGGGTTTGTCCATGGAGCATGAAATATATAAGTCGGCAAATACATTGAGGAGCTTTTGCCAG GTTGGGGGTGAACTCGTGGATTTCATTATTGTCCTACGTGACCATGACGCTGTGAAAACATTTTGTAGTCGCGTGCATTTTTCTCTTGGTGCTGGTTGCAGTGCTGCAGCTGGACCGATAGGGAGAGTTTTAGAAGCAGATCTGCGAGCTGGAGATAAAGGTTCTGGCATGTGCTACACATATAGTTGTAGTAAAG GTGCTTTTGTGGGTGTCTCACTTGAAGGGAACATTGTTGCCACAAAAATGGATACAAATCTTCGCTTCTACGGTGATCCATATCTCACTACTGCTGATATCCTACTTGGGACAGTGGACAGACCAAGGGCCGCTGAACCATTATATGCTTCTCTTAGCGACCTTTACTCTAAATTGCAATGCTAG
- the LOC142505382 gene encoding uncharacterized protein LOC142505382 isoform X6 — MYSSISNVERGNKKFTFVDDFDDDPWSAAPEGPNMEGLSQRVSYPLPLGSDDFMDEGYDSGEDRYTLVRHSGPPEVNLRNVLNGMFAILTGRNKDYSNLSNSSNVSFLGSSNNGETFLHPSVYIPSAPPLLEQNAFDCNSYKEILEAEPPEWLPDSSTTVCMQCNTPFTALTRGRHHCRFCGRIFCRACSKGRCLLPAKFRERSPQRVCDTCYDRLDPLQGVLINTISNAVQVAKHDVSDWTCSRGWINLPLGLSMEHEIYKSANTLRSFCQTARLNPEKSIPAAVLRGARGLAILTVAKAGVLLAYKFGTGLVVARRSDGSWSAPSAVLSVGLGWGAQVGGELVDFIIVLRDHDAVKTFCSRVHFSLGAGCSAAAGPIGRVLEADLRAGDKGSGMCYTYSCSKGAFVGVSLEGNIVATKMDTNLRFYGDPYLTTADILLGTVDRPRAAEPLYASLSDLYSKLQC; from the exons ATGTACTCTTCTATTTCGAATGTAGAAAGGGGAAATAAAAAATTCACATTTGTAGATGACTTTGATGATGATCCCTGGTCTGCTGCGCCTGAAGGGCCAAACATGGAGGGCTTGAGTCAAAGAGTATCATATCCATTGCCACTAggttctgatgattttatggatgagggGTATGACTCTGGTGAGGATAGATACACCCTTGTGCGTCACAGTGGCCCCCCTGAGGTGAACCTAAGGAATGTATTGAATGGGATGTTTGCTATCCTGACAGGGCGTAATAAAGACTATTCCAATCTCAGCAACAGCTCAAATGTTTCGTTTCTCGGATCTTCAAATAATGGAGAGACATTCTTGCACCCTTCAGTTTACATACCAAGTGCTCCCCCACTTCTTGAACAGAATGCTTTTGATTGTAATTCTTACAAAGAAATTTTAGAAGCCGAACCACCTGAATGGCTTCCAGACAGTTCCACAACAGTTTGTATGCAGTGCAATACTCCATTTACGGCTTTGACTAGAGGAAGACACCATTGTCGCTTTTGTGGACGTATCTTTTGTAGAGCGTGCTCAAAAGGCAGGTGCTTATTACCAGCTAAGTTTAGGGAGAGGAGTCCACAGAGGGTGTGTGACACCTGCTACGATAGGCTTGATCCATTGCAGGGTGTTTTAATCAACACCATTAGCAACGCTGTACAGGTTGCAAAGCATGATGTATCGGATTGGACTTGCTCAAGAGGATGGATTAACCTTCCACTGGGTTTGTCCATGGAGCATGAAATATATAAGTCGGCAAATACATTGAGGAGCTTTTGCCAG ACTGCTAGATTGAACCCTGAGAAGTCAATTCCTGCCGCTGTTTTAAGAGGAGCCAGAGGTTTAGCTATCCTAACAGTTGCAAAAGCTGGAGTGCTACTTGCATACAAATTTGGAACAGGATTAGTTGTCGCTAGGAGGTCAGATGGGTCGTGGTCTGCACCATCTGCTGTGCTTTCTGTTGGTTTAGGATGGGGTGCCCAG GTTGGGGGTGAACTCGTGGATTTCATTATTGTCCTACGTGACCATGACGCTGTGAAAACATTTTGTAGTCGCGTGCATTTTTCTCTTGGTGCTGGTTGCAGTGCTGCAGCTGGACCGATAGGGAGAGTTTTAGAAGCAGATCTGCGAGCTGGAGATAAAGGTTCTGGCATGTGCTACACATATAGTTGTAGTAAAG GTGCTTTTGTGGGTGTCTCACTTGAAGGGAACATTGTTGCCACAAAAATGGATACAAATCTTCGCTTCTACGGTGATCCATATCTCACTACTGCTGATATCCTACTTGGGACAGTGGACAGACCAAGGGCCGCTGAACCATTATATGCTTCTCTTAGCGACCTTTACTCTAAATTGCAATGCTAG
- the LOC142505382 gene encoding uncharacterized protein LOC142505382 isoform X1: MGFGITNTILMCGKMGLIIDGNPCKIASNGKVMYSSISNVERGNKKFTFVDDFDDDPWSAAPEGPNMEGLSQRVSYPLPLGSDDFMDEGYDSGEDRYTLVRHSGPPEVNLRNVLNGMFAILTGRNKDYSNLSNSSNVSFLGSSNNGETFLHPSVYIPSAPPLLEQNAFDCNSYKEILEAEPPEWLPDSSTTVCMQCNTPFTALTRGRHHCRFCGRIFCRACSKGRCLLPAKFRERSPQRVCDTCYDRLDPLQGVLINTISNAVQVAKHDVSDWTCSRGWINLPLGLSMEHEIYKSANTLRSFCQTARLNPEKSIPAAVLRGARGLAILTVAKAGVLLAYKFGTGLVVARRSDGSWSAPSAVLSVGLGWGAQVGGELVDFIIVLRDHDAVKTFCSRVHFSLGAGCSAAAGPIGRVLEADLRAGDKGSGMCYTYSCSKGAFVGVSLEGNIVATKMDTNLRFYGDPYLTTADILLGTVDRPRAAEPLYASLSDLYSKLQC, translated from the exons ATGGGATTTGGAATTACAAATACCATTTTAATGTGTGGTAAAATGGGATTGATAATTGACGGGAATCCTTGCAAAATTG CATCGAATGGGAAAGTCATGTACTCTTCTATTTCGAATGTAGAAAGGGGAAATAAAAAATTCACATTTGTAGATGACTTTGATGATGATCCCTGGTCTGCTGCGCCTGAAGGGCCAAACATGGAGGGCTTGAGTCAAAGAGTATCATATCCATTGCCACTAggttctgatgattttatggatgagggGTATGACTCTGGTGAGGATAGATACACCCTTGTGCGTCACAGTGGCCCCCCTGAGGTGAACCTAAGGAATGTATTGAATGGGATGTTTGCTATCCTGACAGGGCGTAATAAAGACTATTCCAATCTCAGCAACAGCTCAAATGTTTCGTTTCTCGGATCTTCAAATAATGGAGAGACATTCTTGCACCCTTCAGTTTACATACCAAGTGCTCCCCCACTTCTTGAACAGAATGCTTTTGATTGTAATTCTTACAAAGAAATTTTAGAAGCCGAACCACCTGAATGGCTTCCAGACAGTTCCACAACAGTTTGTATGCAGTGCAATACTCCATTTACGGCTTTGACTAGAGGAAGACACCATTGTCGCTTTTGTGGACGTATCTTTTGTAGAGCGTGCTCAAAAGGCAGGTGCTTATTACCAGCTAAGTTTAGGGAGAGGAGTCCACAGAGGGTGTGTGACACCTGCTACGATAGGCTTGATCCATTGCAGGGTGTTTTAATCAACACCATTAGCAACGCTGTACAGGTTGCAAAGCATGATGTATCGGATTGGACTTGCTCAAGAGGATGGATTAACCTTCCACTGGGTTTGTCCATGGAGCATGAAATATATAAGTCGGCAAATACATTGAGGAGCTTTTGCCAG ACTGCTAGATTGAACCCTGAGAAGTCAATTCCTGCCGCTGTTTTAAGAGGAGCCAGAGGTTTAGCTATCCTAACAGTTGCAAAAGCTGGAGTGCTACTTGCATACAAATTTGGAACAGGATTAGTTGTCGCTAGGAGGTCAGATGGGTCGTGGTCTGCACCATCTGCTGTGCTTTCTGTTGGTTTAGGATGGGGTGCCCAG GTTGGGGGTGAACTCGTGGATTTCATTATTGTCCTACGTGACCATGACGCTGTGAAAACATTTTGTAGTCGCGTGCATTTTTCTCTTGGTGCTGGTTGCAGTGCTGCAGCTGGACCGATAGGGAGAGTTTTAGAAGCAGATCTGCGAGCTGGAGATAAAGGTTCTGGCATGTGCTACACATATAGTTGTAGTAAAG GTGCTTTTGTGGGTGTCTCACTTGAAGGGAACATTGTTGCCACAAAAATGGATACAAATCTTCGCTTCTACGGTGATCCATATCTCACTACTGCTGATATCCTACTTGGGACAGTGGACAGACCAAGGGCCGCTGAACCATTATATGCTTCTCTTAGCGACCTTTACTCTAAATTGCAATGCTAG